The following coding sequences are from one Nicotiana tabacum cultivar K326 chromosome 1, ASM71507v2, whole genome shotgun sequence window:
- the LOC142164120 gene encoding uncharacterized protein LOC142164120, which translates to MQDGNLNTILTAPTGFSNPLKKKHIKVKWHKPPKGWYKLNIDASFNKNQPSSLGGVFRNTNGSWTVGFTKAIHTNGALESELLALVEGLTTAQEWNLFPLEIETDCIQVVNAPEEGRDPEAQLQTGE; encoded by the exons ATGCAGGATGGCAATTTAAATACAATACTAACGGCACCCACTGGCTTCTCCAA CCCTTTAAAGAAGAAACACATTAAGGTAAAATGGCATAAACCTCCTAAGGGGTGGTACAAGCTTAACATTGATGCAAGCTTTAATAAAAATCAACCAAGTAGCCTGGGAGGTGTTTTCAGAAACACAAATGGGAGTTGGACAGTAGGCTTCACAAAAGCAatccatacaaatggagcactgGAATCAGAACTACTGGCTCTTGTAGAGGGACTCACCACTGCTCAAGAATGGAATCTATTTCCTCTCGAAATAGAAACGGACTGCATACAG GTTGTTAATGCTCCAGAGGAAGGACGTGATCCTGAGGCACAACTTCAGACAGGGGAATGA